One genomic window of Entelurus aequoreus isolate RoL-2023_Sb linkage group LG07, RoL_Eaeq_v1.1, whole genome shotgun sequence includes the following:
- the mipb gene encoding major intrinsic protein of lens fiber b, with translation MWEFRSMSFWRAVFAEFFGTMFFVFFGLGAALRWSVGPHHVFHVALCFGLAAATLIQSIGHISGGHINPAVTFAYLVGAQLSLFRAFFYIVAQCLGAVAGAAVLYGVTPGNMRGNMALNALQPGVSLGMATTVEVFLTIQLVVCIFAVTDERRNGRLGSAALSIGFSVAIGHLMGMYYTGAGMNPARSFAPAVLFRNFLNHWVYWVGPMIGATVGALLYDFVLFPRMRGLSERLATLKGSRPPERENPQDPRGEPIELKTQAL, from the exons ATGTGGGAGTTCCGCTCCATGAGTTTTTGGCGGGCCGTCTTCGCAGAGTTCTTCGGGACCATGTTCTTTGTCTTTTTCGGCTTGGGTGCCGCCCTGCGCTGGAGTGTGGGGCCTCACCACGTCTTCCACGTGGCCCTGTGCTTCGGACTGGCGGCCGCCACCCTCATCCAGTCCATCGGCCACATCAGCGGCGGCCATATTAACCCCGCCGTCACCTTCGCCTACCTCGTCGGTGCCCAGTTGTCTCTCTTCCGCGCTTTTTTCTACATAGTCGCCCAGTGCCTCGGCGCTGTGGCCGGGGCCGCCGTGCTGTACGGGGTCACGCCTGGCAACATGAGGGGCAACATGGCTTTGAACGCG CTGCAGCCTGGCGTCAGTCTGGGAATGGCCACCACGGTGGAGGTGTTCCTCACCATCCAGCTGGTGGTGTGCATCTTCGCCGTGACGGACGAGAGGAGAAACGGCCGCCTGGGTTCCGCCGCCCTCTCCATTGGCTTCTCCGTGGCCATCGGACATCTCATGGGG ATGTACTACACAGGTGCTGGCATGAACCCCGCCAGGTCCTTCGCACCTGCTGTGCTGTTCAGAAACTTCCTCAACCACTGG GTGTACTGGGTGGGACCCATGATCGGCGCCACTGTGGGCGCCCTCTTGTACGACTTCGTCCTGTTCCCGCGCATGAGGGGTCTGTCCGAGCGCCTGGCCACGCTGAAGGGCAGTCGGCCCCCGGAGAGGGAGAACCCGCAGGACCCTCGCGGCGAGCCCATCGAGCTCAAGACGCAAGCTTTATAA